The Oncorhynchus kisutch isolate 150728-3 unplaced genomic scaffold, Okis_V2 scaffold3983, whole genome shotgun sequence genome includes a window with the following:
- the LOC116372978 gene encoding beta-1,3-galactosyl-O-glycosyl-glycoprotein beta-1,6-N-acetylglucosaminyltransferase 3-like — MFPKHMWVHYKRQVHTKLGCTGHSLRALYTPQNVYCVHIDQKSSEAFRTAVRAIVSCLSNVFVASKLESVVYASWSRVQTDLNCMEDLLKSPVQWRYLINTCGTDFPIKTNAEMVQALKLQNGRNSMESETTDDYKNNRWQFHHKITSNMVVKTNIRKSPPPISTPMFSGNAYFLVSRAFVRHVMESQEVQALLEWEKDTYSPDEHLWATLQRMPSVPGSNPPHIKYHESDMNAIARIVKWRSLEGDVRNGAPYPPCSGVYRRSICVYGAGDLRWLLQHHHLIANKFDPEVDDVAIRCLESHLRFKATYRVSRRTVESERILQKL, encoded by the exons atgttcccaaaacaca TGTGGGTACATTACAAGAGACAGGTTCATACAAAGTTAGGCTGCACAGGACATTCCTTGCGTGCCCTGTACACTCCTCAGAACGTGTACTGCGTCCACATCGACCAGAAGTCCTCGGAGGCCTTCAGGACGGCAGTGAGGGCTATCGTATCCTGTCTGTCTAATGTGTTTGTGGCCAGTAAGTTAGAGAGTGTGGTATACGCCTCCTGGTCCAGAGTGCAGACCGATCTGAACTGTATGGAGGATCTCCTGAAGTCACCTGTCCAGTGGAGGTACCTGATCAACACCTGTGGAACAGACTTCCCCATTAAGACCAACGCTGAGATGGTTCAGGCCCTCAAGCTGCAGAACGGTAGGAACAGCATGGAGTCAGAGACCACCGACGACTATAAAAACAACAGATGGCAGTTTCACCACAAAATCACCAGCAACATGGTGGTCAAGACGAACATTAGGAAGAGCCCTCCTCCAATCAGCACCCCCATGTTTTCTGGCAACGCCTACTTCCTGGTGTCCAGGGCCTTTGTCCGTCACGTGATGGAGTCTCAGGAGGTCCAGGCGCTGTTGGAGTGGGAGAAGGACACCTATAGTCCTGATGAACACCTGTGGGCCACCCTGCAGCGAATGCCCTCTGTACCAGGATCTAACCCTCCGCACATCAAGTACCATGAATCAGACATGAACGCCATTGCTCGCATTGTGAAGTGGCGTTCCCTGGAAGGAGATGTGAGGAACGGAGCCCCATATCCACCCTGCTCGGGTGTCTACAGGAGGTCCATTTGTGTCTACGGGGCTGGAGATCTCAGGTGGCTCCTACAACATCACCACCTCATCGCTAACAAGTTTGACCCTGAGGTGGATGATGTGGCTATCAGGTGTCTGGAGTCGCACCTGCGCTTCAAAGCTACATACCGTGTTTCACGAAGGACAGTGGAATCCGAGAGGATCTTACAAAAACTATGA
- the LOC116372979 gene encoding beta-1,3-galactosyl-O-glycosyl-glycoprotein beta-1,6-N-acetylglucosaminyltransferase 3-like — MERLYGLFMASVRLSRSQRFFKNFSLILLSGSVSLLLWAALRRPPGSDRSPLPVLDLLPPDYATDLPACSAIIQGDLQGLERDQLNLLLKTMKKQQLLSEAFYHNVTQDCQRYVTEREFITVPLSQEEKEFPIAYSMVIHDKIEMFERLLRALYTPQNVYCVHIDQKSSEAFRTAVRAIVSCLSNVFVASKLESVVYASWSRVQADLNCMEDLLKSPVQWRYLINTCGTDFPIKTNAEMVQALKLQNGRNSMESETTDDYKNNRWQFHHKITSNMVVKTNIRKSPPPISTPMFSGNAYFLVSRAFVRHVMESQEVQALLEWEKDTYSPDEHLWATLQRMPSVPGSNPPHIKYHESDMNAIARIVKWRSLEGDVRNGAPYPPCSGVYRRSICVYGAGDLRWLLQHHHLIANKFDPEVDDVAIRCLESHLRFKATYRVSRRTVESERILQKL; from the coding sequence ATGGAAAGATTATACGGACTATTCATGGCTTCTGTtcggttgtccaggtctcagagATTCTTCAAGAACTTCTCTCTGATCCTCCTGAGTGGATCCGTCTCTCTGCTCCTGTGGGCCGCTCTCAGACGCCCGCCGGGCTCTGACAGGAGTCCTCTCCCCGTTCTGGACCTCCTGCCCCCGGACTACGCTACCGACCTGCCGGCCTGCTCAGCCATCATCCAGGGAGACCTGCAGGGTCTGGAGAGGGATCAGCTCAACCTCCTGCTGAAGACCATGAAGAAACAGCAGCTGCTGTCAGAGGCCTTCTACCACAACGTGACTCAGGATTGTCAGAGGTACGTCACAGAAAGAGAGTTCATCACCGTTCCTCTCAGTCAGGAGGAGAAGGAGTTCCCCATCGCCTACTCCATGGTCATCCACGACAAGATTGAGATGTTTGAGCGGCTCTTGCGTGCCCTGTACACTCCTCAGAACGTGTACTGCGTCCACATCGACCAGAAGTCCTCGGAGGCCTTCAGGACGGCAGTGAGGGCTATCGTATCCTGTCTGTCTAATGTGTTTGTGGCCAGTAAGTTAGAGAGTGTGGTATACGCCTCCTGGTCCAGAGTGCAGGCCGATCTGAACTGTATGGAGGATCTCCTGAAGTCACCTGTCCAGTGGAGGTACCTGATCAACACCTGTGGAACAGACTTCCCCATTAAGACCAACGCTGAGATGGTTCAGGCCCTCAAGCTGCAGAACGGTAGGAACAGCATGGAGTCAGAGACCACCGACGACTATAAAAACAACAGATGGCAGTTTCACCACAAAATCACCAGCAACATGGTGGTCAAGACGAACATTAGGAAGAGCCCTCCTCCAATCAGCACCCCCATGTTTTCTGGCAACGCCTACTTCCTGGTGTCCAGGGCCTTTGTCCGTCACGTGATGGAGTCTCAGGAGGTCCAGGCGCTGTTGGAGTGGGAGAAGGACACCTATAGTCCTGATGAACACCTGTGGGCCACCCTGCAGCGAATGCCCTCTGTACCAGGATCTAACCCTCCGCACATCAAGTACCATGAATCAGACATGAACGCCATTGCTCGCATTGTGAAGTGGCGTTCCCTGGAAGGAGATGTGAGGAACGGAGCCCCATATCCACCCTGCTCGGGTGTCTACAGGAGGTCCATTTGTGTCTACGGGGCTGGAGATCTCAGGTGGCTCCTACAACATCACCACCTCATCGCTAACAAGTTTGACCCTGAGGTGGATGATGTGGCTATCAGGTGTCTGGAGTCGCACCTGCGCTTCAAAGCTACATACCGTGTTTCACGAAGGACAGTGGAATCCGAGAGGATCTTACAAAAACTATGA